GGCTGAGGCACCGGGGCGAGCGGGTCTGGACCGTGGTCTGGATCAGTGATGAGGACATGAGGAGCTTGGGAAGGGTGGGGCCATGGACCCCCATCAGGGACTTGACAGGGGCCCTCCTGAAGCCCAGCCCGCGCCCCCTACAAAGTCCAGGCAGGAATAGCCGAAAGTGGGAATTCACTTCACAGGCCTGGCCCTGAGGCCCTGTTGAGTGAGGGGGCTGGGAGGGAtcgtggaggggaggagggagcatGGGAGGACTGGAAGGATCACGGGAGGGCCGGAAGGATCACGGGAGGGCCGGCAGAACAAGCCTGTCTGGGCTTTTGGCTCTTTACGCTCTTGCTACCTCATTAGGACACCGCTCTGGCTGCCGCGCCTCCTGGACCTCATTCCTCTTCAGGAGAGGTCTCAGAGGTCACAAAGATGGCCAAAAGGCTAATGGCCTCGCAGTGCCCGAGGGTCTCCCCCATCTTGCAGCCGGCCCCAGTGGGCCTCTGCTTTTCTTCTCTGACATTTGCTGCGTGCCCCTGGAGGAATGATGGGGCCCCTGGCGCACAAACCCCGCCCCCGTGGCCCTCCCTAAAGGACCACGGCCGTGCTCCCCACCACTCACCGTCAGGATGTCATAGTAGTCCTCCCCGTTCTCTCGGCACTGGTGGAAGATGTACTCCACTCCCAGGAAGAGGTCTCCCAAGTTGAAGTCGTCGGGGCGCTCGGGCTGAGGCACCGCCCCTGCCCTCAGGTTCTGCCAAGGGGAAGACACGACCCCCACCGATATCAGCCCCGGGCAGTGCTGGGGGAGCAAGTGCAAGGCTGTGGTCTCCGGGGGCCTGAGGAGAGGCTGGGAGCCCACTGCGACACGACCAGGTCACCCGAGAAGCCACCGTCCTTCCTCAGAGGATGAGAGCTAGGATCTGGGGGGGATCCCCTCCCGCTCAAACCCTGGCCGGCCCCCCTTTCTCCAGGCTCCGTCACGGGAAGGGACGACCGCCCAGGCAGGCTGCTCTGAGAACGCAGCGACCACAGCCCTCGTCCACGTCCCGTATTCTTGGGGAACCCCCCCGGAGCCCCAACTTTCACCAACAGCCCCCCAGGCAGTCCTTTGCCATCTTGGACACCTCCTGACTGTGCCATTGAGGTGGGAACCCCAGAGGCTGCTGGGAGAGCTCTGCCAAGAGGGAGAAGCCCGAGACAGGCGTCCCGGGCTGGGAGGGATTGTTTCCTGCCACTGCCTGAATCAGAGGGCGGAGAGACAACCTCCAGGAGAAAGGCCTGGTGGGGAGGACCTGGGGCTCTGGAGCAGCCTCCCTCACCTcgtgaaagggaaaggagagcaCGTCGGTGGGGCCGGGGCTGCCTCGGTATGTCCTGTTAAGGCGCTGGATGCCCTCGTTGTCCATGCATATCACGCCCAGGTCAAACCGCCGGACGCCCAGGATGCCCCGGAGCAGCTCGATCCTGGCCCGCAGCGGGACCCTCCGGACGGGGACGGCGCGCTGCAGGTTCCTGAGCACGAGGCTCATCTCGAGACCGGAGGCCCTGTGGATCACGAGAGGTGCAAACGTCAGCTCCGGCGGGTCCCGGACAGGCTCGGGCGCTCGCTGCGGGCTCATCCCGGCCCAAGGTTCCCGAGCGGGACCGGCCGAGGTTAACCTCAAGGCTGAGAAGTCTGCTCTGACCGAGGTCAAGGTCAATGCTCTGAGCACGTGCAGCATCCCGACAGTTCGAACAGAGGAGGAACCCAGGCcgctctgccgtttctgcaaccccccccccccccccccagtaaacGAGGCTCTGCCCTCTGCCGGCCTCGGGTCTCCAGGAACGTCTGGCTCGGAGCCCCGGGGTCAGCGGGGCAAAGGCCGACACTGCGCGGCAAAGGCCGACACTGCGCGGGGCGCTGGGGTGGGACGCGGGGCGCTGGGGTGGGACGCGGGGCGCTGGGGTGGGACGCGGGGCGCTGGGGTGGGACGCGAGCACTTGCGGCTAATTGGACAATTCGCTGCCAGCACGTGCTCGGAGAACGGCCCCTCCCACTCTCCCGTGCGGGCTCCAAGGTTAGACAGAGACTTGTCGGGGGAGGGAGACGTCCCTCTGGGCGGCAGAGGAGGAGGTCAGAGACCCTGCGACCCCGGCCCTTCTGCCCCTGGAGAGCGAGAGCAAAGACCCAGCACGGCCGCCGGACTCCGCTGGCTCTGGGCGTCTCCCAGGCGGGACACCCGCGCTCTCTGGCACAGTCTGTTCTGTTAAGGCGCTAAAACcatcttttaaaggaaaaacccAACCCCGGCTGGGCTACGGGGCCGCTGCCCACGAGAAACATCGAGAACGTTCCTGGGGCAGCTCCGTCCCTGGGCCTCCCCCCCCACTCCATGGCAGCGctccctctgcccctccccccaacctCTCACAGCTAATGACCCCTGACCCCGTCCGTCCCTCTCAGGCTCAGGTCTCCATCCACCACCTCCAGGCCTGACCCCCCCCCAGCTCCCGGGCTCCCCCGAGtctctcacccccccccccagcgcTGTCTGAGCCCCGAGCGATCCTAGATCCGGAGACCCGATCTCCGAGTGCGGGCCGGCCGGCGTGCCGGGGGAGGGGCCGTGCAGAGGCGGGAGAACAGCCCTTACTGCGGCCGGGGGAGCCTCGGGGGCAGAAGCCGGGCCCGGACCGGCCGTGAGCGCGGCAGACGCCAGTGCCCGCCCCGGCGATGCCGCACGTCCGGGGGACACCGCGGCCACCCGGGGTCGGATGCAGGGTCAGCCCACAAGGAGGGAAAGTCTCAGCTGCTCCGGCGGGACCGGCCACACGGGGGCGCAAGCGCTTCAACCGGGAGCTCCTTCGGAGGCCTCAGTGCAGCCGCTCTCAGAGGGGCCTGAGGCAGAGACAGCGGCCGAGCCTCCATCCGAACCGGGCCCGGGTCCAAAGCCCGCCCAGGAGAACCAGGCCCTTTCTCTGGGGCCGCGCGGCCTCAAAGAGCAGGAAAACGGGGCCTTGTGGAGGGGGCACAATAGCGCCCCCTGTGGGCGGGGCACCGCCAGGCAGAAGTGACCAGAGGGCCCTGGGGCTCCCTCCTGGTGCCCACGTGGCGCCCCCTGCCGGAGACCGCGCTTGTCACTGACTTCCAGTCGGAAGGTTCCCTGAGCTCCTTCAGCCTGAGGACCGCAGCGGTGAGGCAGAGGAGGGCGGCGGCAAGATGAAGacgagtgggggagggggagggggaaggcggCCAGGAGGGGGGGGGGGCCGCTCTGGGGGTCGCCGTGCCCCCCTCCCTCTGGCCCTCCGCGTTCTCCCCGCCCCTTCGAGAAGCCCCTCTCACTCTGGGCCTCAATTTACTCGCCTGTTACAAGGAGAGGCCTGGCTTCCGAGTCCCCCCGCAGGCTTCTGGAGCGGCCTCAAACCCGTGCTTCGGCCACTGCCCGGCTTCCACTACGTCCCCGGGTTCCTAACTCAGGCGCGCACGCAGGAACGCAGAGCGGCGAACACGTACCGCGCACGCGCAACACGCATACGTCGCGCAAGCGCGAATTTAACTTCCGGTCGCGGGTAGGGGCTGGGAGAAGCACTTCCGCGCGCGACCGGAAGCGCTCCGGGTCCGTCTTTGTTTACGGCCCCCCGGGCTGGCGGCTCCTCGCTTTCTCCTGGCCTCGGACCGGAGCCGGCTGAACGTCCGCCAGTCCTTCTGTTCGCGCTGCGGAGGTGAGTGTCGGCGGGGGCCGGGGGGCGGGGCCGGGGGGCGGGGGCGGCGTCTCCCCGTAGGGTCGGGACTCTGAGGGCggctctcctcccttcttcccttccttcccgtGTGTaagacggggaaactgaggccgctTGGAGGGCGGCGGGCGCGGCCTCGCAGGCGGGCGGAGCTGGCAGCCAGCCTGATGCCGGTTCCGCCCCGATTCCccgcccctcctccccccaaggaaactgaggccgggaAGGATCGGGGCCTGCCCTGGGGGACAGTGGGGGGAGGGGCTCTCCTCACCCCGCCCCCTGCCCTACCTTGGCCCACAGCCTGGTACACAGTCGGCGCCTAACTAGTGCTTGTTCTGCTCTGGGACTGAGACATGGGAGCCTGAGGCCCGGCCAGGTCCAGGCGGTTGGTCAGCGCCCCTCGTCCGGGCGGGGACTGCCTGGAGACCCCTCCCCTCCGCAGGGCGGTGACTCTCCCCTCCCTTGGGGGCCTTTACCGTGActcacccaaggtcacacagctcggaccccccccccgcccctcccccgaGAGCCCTGCGGGGCGGGGTTCGGGGTGGAGCTGGGAAGGGTGGGAGGGGCTGGAGGATGTACTGGAGAACACCCCCAGAGGTTTCTGGGGGGGTCAGGCGTGGTGGGGGGTCCCCGAGTTGGAAAGTGCCTGGGAGAGGGGAGCTGTGCTGGGCCCCTGCTCGAGGGAGGATCGGGCGTCAAACGAGACAGCAGCGAGCAGGGGTCTGGTTGCTAAACTGCCCCATCTGGAAGGGGCCCAGACACAAAATGCCGGCCAAGCCCCTTCCCctgctcctcttctccctccttccctccccctcttcctccttcagtGGGACCCGGGAGGCCTGAATTAAGCCCTGCCTCAGACTGCgtgtccttgggcaagtcacttcaggaGTGAGCTCCCCCCCCATCCCCTGTAAGTAGGAATGGTGCGCTCCCTTCAGGCCGCTCCTCTTCAGGGTCGGACCAAAGCCCCCGGGGGTTCCCTCCGCAGGCCTCGGAGCCGACAGCGTCTCGCCCCTAACTCGGgactcctctctccctctgtctttcagCTCCTGGGACGGCAAAGATGGAGGCACACTCAGAGCAGGAGGTGCTTTCGTCGCTCCTGTGAGTTTTGCTTTTCGAGGATCGCTTTGGAACATGAACCCCAACAATCCCTTTGGGGGACAGCAGTCAGGCATGTTCTCCTCGTCTGCCAGTGGCTCCCTGGGAACGTTCCAGGTTCAGCCGCCGTTTCGATTCGGTCAGCCCTCGCTTTTTGGCCAGAGCGCCGTGGGCTCGGGGCAGAGCACGGGATTCGCCCAGACTTCCGGGGGGACCCAGTCTTCCTCAGGATCTACGCTCGGATTCTCGGCCACCTCCGGAGCCCCCCAGGCTCCTGTCTTCACGGCGGCTTCCGGCCCCCCCAGTACATCTGCCCCCAGCAATGCGGGATTTAGTTTCAAGACGCCCACCAACATCGGAGCGTTCCCCAGCACCCCCGGCTTTGGGCACGGCAGCGGGGAGGCAGCCGGCGGTGGTCTGGGGCGATCCGAGTTCAGCTTTAAGCCTCCCGAAAGCGCAACCTTCAGACCGATCTTTGGGGCCGACTCGGAGCCGGAGAAGACGCAGAGCCAGATCAGTCCGGGCTCTTTCACCTTCTCCCACCCAGTCAGTGGGGGGCCTGAGGCGCTGGGCTCCTTCGCGTTTTCCCAGGGCTCAAGCAGCTCAGGCACCAGCCCAAGTTTTACTTTCTCCAAACCAGCCAGCAACACTCCCTCGTCAACTTTTGCCTCTCTAAGTcagactgtggaggaggaaaagaggggccCTAAACCAGCATTTGGGAGTTCAGGGAGCAGCTTCACGAGCTTCGCCTCCCCGGGCTCGATAGGGGAGCCCTTTTCCATGAGCAAAGCAGTGGGCAAGCTAGGAAGGGATGATGCTGGTGGCCAGGGAGGGTCGCTATCTGGGCACGTGAAAGGGCTGAAGAGGAAGGAAGACCATGACCGGTCACCCCGGAGACGAGACTACGACGCTGTAGATGACATGGAGCTCTTGTCCCGGGGAGATCATCCTCCAGAGAAGCGCCCTCCCCGCCTGGCTCGCCCGCGGGGTGGCGGCCTGTTCGGGCGGACGCTGCAGGACATGCTGAGGAGCAACAAAGAAGGCGGCCGTCTGggaagcaaagaattgaaaaaggaagTGGGGAGTTTAGAATCCAGCGAGACGGATCACGGCGCTGGAGCAGCCTCGTCCATGCTGTCCGCCTCCCGGctgaaggaggaggaaatggatgGCAAAAGTGGCCAGGAAGGTACGTACTCACTGCAGCCCCTGAGAGCAGCGGGAGGCCAAAGGGAAATGCATTCTCCGGTCCCCGTGTGGCCACCTCGTCGGCCCCTGCTGACCCAGCTCCCTTCTGCTTCCCTCGCAGTGTCTGCCAGCAGGGCTACCCCTTCCCGCCGAGGGAAGAAGGAGTGCGTGGATAGCTCTAGCAGCCTGTCACCCAGCGAGCTCACCGCCATCCAGTGCAAGAACATCCCCAATTACCTCAACGACAGGGCGATCCTGGAAGAGCACTTTGGCCGATTTGGGAAGGTGCAGCGCATCTATCCCCGGCGCAACCGGAAGCTCGCCATTGTGCACTTCTCAGACCACGTGAGTGTCCTCCCTGGGGGGGGGGTGCCCTCTGCTGGGCTTGTCGTGGCCCAGTTCTGCCTCCTCTGGGTGCTGCCCCTCCTCCATTCCCTCTCTGATAGTCTTTGCCTTCCTTCTTGGGCATGATTAAGACATTTActgagtacctactgtgtgccaagggctgtaaagaaaataaagtaaagacCATCCTGCCCTCCAGGGGCTCATTGGCCAAAGCAAATCACAGTAAGCAAACACACGTATGTCCCAACAAATGTGGGTGAGCTGGGGGGTGATTGATTACCAGATGGAAGGCAGGGTTGGTGTTTGGTATTTGGAGCAGAGGATGGAGAACATTGCAGGCCCAGGGGCCACAAGCCGGAGGCCTGTGTGGCTGGATCAGCCTCCTGGAGGCCTCTGATTCTGTGCCAAAGGCTTGAACTGGAAACCCATTTCCTGTTGTTTGGGCTCCTGCTCCTCTGACCCTGCTTTATGTTGGTGGTCCGTGTCTGCCAGTGCATGTGGCAGCTTGGTTTGAGCTGCAGCCGGTGCGGTGCCCAAGTTGCCAGTCACCAAATGAAAGCCAATTGATTAAGGACAGTGGACAGTGTATCCACCAAGGCAGATCAACCCTGCCTGTAACATGACAGATGGTTTTGGAGGATTGCTCTGGCCACAGCCAGCCTCTTTATGCCCAGTGAGCTGATCCTTCGGAAGCTTCCTGCTTTGGCGTTCCGCCCCATCCCTCCAAGTTTCTGTCTCTGCTGATGTAGTCTGGGTGGGTCCCTGACATTGGGAGAAATAGCTTTCTTGTGTGGCCTCTGCTGctgtccctttccttctctctctctttatttctttcattcagtGTTTTCCAGGGGCATTAAAaagtttaacattcattttaaaaagttttgagttgCGAATTGCTGTCTTCCGCCCATCCTCTCTTCAAGAAGACGAGCAGTTTGCTTCAAATGGCACacatgtagtcatgcaaaacgtATTTCTACATTAGCCACGTTATAAAAGAAAGCACAGACTCCTTTGccctgccccccaaaaaagaaaaaaaaagtgaggaagtCTGCTTTGGTCTGCGTTCACCTTTCACCGGTTCTTTGGAGGCGAAGAGCATTTTCCACCATGAGTTCTTTGGCATTGTCTTGGATTACCATATTGTTGACAAGGGCAAAGGCCTTCCTGGAAGATCATCCCACGGTGCTGCTGTGACTGTGCACtgtgttctgctcacttcacttgagGTGAAAAGGAAGCAGTGGAAAGTAGCCCAAATTTTTCTGGACTCcacctgcttgtcatttcttccaGCCTAATAGTATTCCATGTAGTCACGCCCCACACCTTGGTCAGCCGTCCCCCACACACGGACATCTATCAGATAAAGAGCAGCTGCCGCCGCATGGGTACAATCCATCCTTttgtcttccttccccttttctgctCCAGGTCAGCCACATATTCTCCACAGCATAACCAGCTTTGAGTTGGGTCATTTTGTTCCCAAACATTTTTCTCGGGGTGGTTTCCGCTGCTTCCTTTTCCGCTCAATTATCGTCCCTCCCTTTGGTGTTCCAACTTATGGGTTCTGGAATTGATTTTCAGGCGTCTGCAGCCCTGGCTcggaagaaagggaaaggcttGCATAAAGACGTAGTCATCTTTtggcacaagaaaaaaataagtgagttGAGTTGGCCTTTTTCTGCTAGATCTAAAGCTGTGGCTGGGTGTTTGCTTTGTAGTATTGGGAACAGATTGGGGTGACCTGGAGGGTGGCTTCCCCAGTGCCCAATGATGCCCAGCCTAACAGCCACCTGGCAGAGCCAGCCTCTGCTCTCCTCTGTGAGCTGCAGACCCTTTCCTCATCACCTAGGTGTTCTTTGTTCCAAATGATAATGTCTGGTTGCTGGGAGCACCTCTTTCTACCTCCCCCCAGGCTTAGAAACTCCTGATCTAAGTTGACTCTTTTCAGGTCCCAGCAAGAAGGACTTTTccccaaaggagaaaatatcaagTGAGGGAGAAGCTAGTCAGAGCTGCGAAGACTCGCCTTTCCAGCGCTCCCCGCTGCGCAAACCCCTCTTGAGACCTGCAACTGGTGGTAGCAGCAGCCTTCTGAGTAAGAGGTAGGCCTAGTGGTTGTAACTATGAGCAAAGCTACAGAACACTTGCATATGTTCTCATCTGCGCACATGAATTTCCTTCCCTTAAATGGGGGTTCTCCAAGGAGAGAAGTTGCCTCATTTTGGTCTTGTCCCTCGTGTTCTGCCCAGTCcccaataggtgcttaataaatgctcattaaattGCCAAGTGGGATCTTGTATAGACAGTCAGGAACTGATGACTATTTATGTGGTTAGGAATGTGGTTTTGAGCTGTACATTATAAATTGGTAGCGTTTTTTGGGTCCATTTATACTTCAGAATTCTGAATCAAGGATCTGATCTTACGAATGGCAAATGTGCTTTACGACTGTGAAGCGAAAATGAACAGAAGGTGCTTCCACATTGAATCTTAGTGGAAGCTGCTTTCTAAATGAGGGAACTTAGCAAGTGCAATAATTCTGCAGCACTCTTCCCACCATCATCCCACTGTTCCACCATTGCAATAAAACGTTTCTAATAAATACACAGAATTAGGCCAAACGAATCCCTGCTTGGTCATGCCCCTAAATGGCTTCCTGAGGCAGCCCCTTAAGTCCCTTGCCCCTCGCTCAGGAGGAAGAGAGAGCAGGTCAGCTTTGGGTCTTTGGAGGCAAGCTTGCATTGGGCTGAGCAAGAGAGTTCTTTTAGAGGTGCTCTGATAGTGCCGACATtttgcaaattgttttccttgCTCATTCAAATTGAAGGAGTTTGTTTGTAGACCTAACCCCTTGCCTTTAGTTAAAATGGCAGCAAAGGCTGTAGTCCTGTCCTTGGCTTGTCCATTTAAGGTTATGCAAGCTGCTTCCCAGCCAATTAAAAAAGAATCCTGGGTGTGTAGAAGAAAAGCATTGGCGTATTTGGCAGTTTTTCCTCTTAACGGGCTTTGGGGGCCTCGCTCCTAGCTGGACTGCAGTCAGGTGGGAGCTCTATGGGTATAGGGCCTTCCAGAGCCCACAGAGAACTCAAAGTAGGACTTTGTGGTGGAGGAAGAAACCAAGGGCTTGTGCCCCTTGAAATTCACGCAAGGTGGGGGCTAAAAGGAGGTTCCCAGGGGCTTTAACAGGAGATAGGGGATGGGCAGCCTTGGGGTGCAGGCTGGGTTGGCGAAGGAGGCGTCTGTATCGGTGACAGTACAAAGCTATGGCTGAAGCTTCATAAGAGAGCAGGCCAAAGTCAAGTCAACTCCGGGATCCAACCAAGCACATTGTTCTGCTTTGTAGTTCTCCAGTTAAGAAATCGAGCCATACCAAGTCTCTGCAGTTTGAGGGGGAGCCCTTTGATTCTGGGCCTGAGATCCCGAGCTCAGACAACCTGGGACTGTCAGCGACCACCCTCAGCACCTTGATGGGCACGGTGGCCGAGACGTCGGAGGACAAGTACCGCCTCCTCGACCAGAGGGATAAGATCATGAGGCAAGGTAGGCGGTGGGTGAGCTGGGATGGGTGGTGGGCACCGGGATGCCCCACTGTCTCAACTCCTACGGGAGCCGCCAGCACTGTGGTAGCTGAGCCGCAGATCCACGAGGTGCTTTCTCGTGTCTCTTGGCTACAGTGAGTGAGGACCGAGGACGCTGGTGGCTTTGCCATTTTCCTTGGCGTTGCCATGTTGATATAAATGACCGAATCTAAGCTCCTTGTGGGCAGGGGTGTTACACTAGGAAGTGCTTCCCAGTTGGGAGGTGAGTGGCGGGTTCCATGGCTGGTGGCTTTCTTGGTAGGTGTTGGAGCACCACACCTGTACAGTGGAGAGCTGGGAAAGCTGGGGCCTGCAGGGCCCTGACTCCTGATTTGAGGTTTATACAGGCCAAACATGGAGAGAAGACACGGCTCGCTCTTGGACTGAGAGGAGCCATCACAGTGATTTCTAGTTCTCACCTAGAGTCATTTTCCATGTGTTAATGAGACGTTTCTAAACTCCGTCAGCTGATGGGACAGTGCAGCAAGCGCTGGGGccggagttcaaattcagctgcagacatttcctagctgtgtgacttggacTAGTGATTTCACCTCAGCTTAGAGTGGGATAATGTTGGCCCCTGCCGTGTTAGGAAGATCCAGCGAGATAAGATTTGTGAAGCGCTTAGCACACAGTGGACACTAAATAAGAGttcacttatttcttcttcctctcccttcccccaataaCAAAGATTTTTGTGTTTGCTGAGAGCTGTTCTTGGGATTCCCACTGCCCTGAGGCCTTCAGGAGTGACAGTGAGGCATCCCAAAGCGCTCTCTAACTGCACAGCCTCAATTTGGCAGCTTCTCCTCCATAGCCTCCACGCTCAAGCACAGAGGGGGTTTGTGCACCGGGTGGGCTCTTTGAGCTGCTTCCTTGTTGTCCTTGGTCCTTCCAAGCGAATAGtgatcccttccttctctttggcATTGGCTAGCTCGCGTCAAGAGAACGGATCTGGACAAAGCGAAAGCCTTTGTTGGGACGTGCCCAGACATGTGTCCTGAGAAAGAGCGGTACATGAGAGAGACCAGGAACCAGCTGAGCTCTTTCGAAGTGATCCCTGGCACAGATCAGGTAAGGTCCCGTGGGGGCCGAGCCCGGCCTTGACTTCTCCTGTCCTGTGACCTCATTGGCGTGCCCTTCCTGTCTGCTCTGGGTGCAGGGACGTGAGATCCCACTTCCCGCCCACTTTGTCATTGGGAATCTGCTGGGGGCTGGGGCCACTTGTCCTTGTCATAGCAGGTTGGGAAATTTGGAGCCCAGAAAGATTGGGATTCTGTTGTCGGCAGCATTTTGAACATCTCCAAAAGGATGCGTGGGGGGCAGCGGCAAGCTGGTGTAAATCCGGGCCACTTGCCTTCTCCTCTTCCACGTCATCAGCTGCTGCTGCCAGAGCCCAACCTGGCAACTGGTGCCTGCTCCTGGGGATGGTGTAGCTATGTGGCCACATGCCCCTAATACAAGGGTGGCCTAGCGGCCTATGGCCGGGGTGAGTTGTACTCGGGGATGCCTTCAGGTGTCCACGTAGTGACAGGGAGGCCACGTGGACATGTAGCTGGAGGGCATGGAAGGCCTGGCAGAGGTCTCTGGTTCTGGGTCATGGCAGGACCGGGATGGGCGGGGCCCCACTGGACACACTTCCACATATAAGTCATGCTGGGCTCAGCAGAGGCAGTGGTCTGGGCTGCCTGATGAGGTGGAGCATGGGAAGCTTTGGGAGGCCGGCCTTTCCACCTGGTGGGAGGCCCTGTGTGGACCTGTGGATCTGTGCTTGGGACAGTGtgctgggggaaggggggagtcCTTCCTTTGGCCTCAGGCAGGGGCTGTGGAGAGAAGCTCCCTCTCTAGACAAGAGTTTGGCTGCCCTGTAGGCGGCCCCTGCTTTCCATCGTTGATCTTTCTCGAGTCTTTGTGGGCATCCTGAGGGCTGTGGAGGAGGCTTTTCTCATGGATGGTCACTGTACGATCTAATCAATCCATTGCTGCTGATGCTTTTGGAGCATTCCTTTAATTTGAACCAGGTAGACTGAGCTCTTGTCCCGGCCCTGCCACTGATGACTTGTGTGACCTCAGTTACTTCCCTTCCTGgccctctgtttcctcatctgtgaaatggggggaggagttggactaga
The Sminthopsis crassicaudata isolate SCR6 chromosome 4, ASM4859323v1, whole genome shotgun sequence genome window above contains:
- the YBEY gene encoding endoribonuclease YbeY isoform X2, whose amino-acid sequence is MSLVLRNLQRAVPVRRVPLRARIELLRGILGVRRFDLGVICMDNEGIQRLNRTYRGSPGPTDVLSFPFHENLRAGAVPQPERPDDFNLGDLFLGVEYIFHQCRENGEDYYDILTVTAAHGLCHLLGYKHSTAAEWKEMYRKEKLTLEALNKVAGTSLQPLTKNLFR
- the YBEY gene encoding endoribonuclease YbeY isoform X3; its protein translation is MSLVLRNLQRAVPVRRVPLRARIELLRGILGVRRFDLGVICMDNEGIQRLNRTYRGSPGPTDVLSFPFHENLRAGAVPQPERPDDFNLGDLFLGVEYIFHQCRENGEDYYDILTVTAAHGLCHLLGYKHSTAAEWKEKKKLLK
- the YBEY gene encoding endoribonuclease YbeY isoform X1, with translation MSLVLRNLQRAVPVRRVPLRARIELLRGILGVRRFDLGVICMDNEGIQRLNRTYRGSPGPTDVLSFPFHENLRAGAVPQPERPDDFNLGDLFLGVEYIFHQCRENGEDYYDILTVTAAHGLCHLLGYKHSTAAEWKEDFRNLWGSLDSLTHEAMDNRLVLDCLLAAEEGVCVTDVYIPSF